DNA from Lactococcus sp. S-13:
TAACTGATTCTGGTCGCCATCTTGGTTTTCCCGCTGCTGTTAAAATACCATCCTTTTCAAGGGCTCGACCAATGCCCACTAGACTCTGACCCTCAAGGTATTCTCGGTAGATGCGTTTGATAATCTCAGCTTCTTCGGGGACAATAGTTAAATTTCCATCTTCATCTTTCGTGTAGCCCATAAATCGCTTATGGTTGACCTGCACCTTTCCTTGTTGGTATCGGTACTGTAGCCCAAGCTTAACGTTTTGTGAAAGGCTCTGGCTTTCCTGCTGTGCCAAAGATGCCATAATAGTCAGCAAAACCTCACCTTTGGCATCCGTGGTGTTGATGTTCTCTTTCTCAAAATAAACTGATATGTTCTTATCCTTGAGCTGTCTAATGTATTGAAGGCAGTCTAGGGTGTTACGCGCAAATCGGCTGATGGATTTTGTAATAACCATGTCGATGTTACCGTCCATACACTCTGCAATCATGCGATTAAATTCGTCACGCTTTTTAGTGTTCGTACCAGAGATACCATCATCTGCAAAGATGCCAGCAAACTCCCATTCATTATTTTTCTTTATAAACTCTGTATAGTGTGAGACCTGAACCTCATAGCTAGAATTTTGTTCTTCTGTTTCTGTAGAAACACGGCAATAGGCAGCAACACGAAGTTTCTTTATCTTTTCTTTTGCGGCTGTACTTCCTACTCTTTTACGAGCAGGAATAACCATTATATTTTTCTCTGTCACTTTATTCCTCGCTTTCTATCAGACTGTATAAGTATTCTGCTCGTTCAAAAGGATCCACTGGCATCTTATTATCTGCCTTTTTCATTTTGAATCGTTCTTTGGGAGGGGGAGAGGTGAAAGCGGCAAGCTCTACCACTCGTCCTAAATCCTTTGCACGTTTATCTCTAACTTCTTCAGCTTTATCAAATATCTCTTTATCAATAATTGCTGGATACGTATCATTTCCAAGGTAGTTGACGTTTTTCAAAATGCGCCCCATCACAGAATGTGTCTTTTCAATACCTGCCTGTTCGCCAGCCACTGTAAGGGATAGTCCTGATATGTATTTCTCAAAGAATACCTTTACTTGACCTGCTGCCTTTTCATCGACAGTAACCACTCCATCTTGAATTTTGTATCCATATGGAATATATGCCATTTATCTCACCACCTTTTCTTTCAGGGAAAGACCGCATTTCAAATTGAATGTCAGCTCATCCCTGGAATTTACAATGATGTTCACTACAAATTCTTCAAATAGTTCTTCCGTGTAGTCACCATTAAAATTATCTGCTGACACATAATTAATGAGGTCCTTTATCTCGTTTGCTCGCAAAACCCCACTCGCAGAGTTCGTTACCAGGTTTGTTTTTTCGGTAGTAAGATTTTTAATCTCACTATCTAAAACATTTCGTTCCTGATTAAAAAGAGCAGGTTCTAGGAAACCTTTGGACATCAGTGCAATAAGGGTATTGCGTTCTTCCAATAGTTGCTCCATTAGCTTATCAATAGCGTCCATTCTTTCACGGTCGCTTTCTTCATCGATTTGGCTAACTGACTTGAAAAGTGGTTCTAGGATTAGCTTATGACTGAAAGCAAGCTTATTCATCATGGTTGTCAATGTGGCTTTGATTTCCCCATCTCGCAAAAACAACATGGAGCAACTTTCTTTATCTTCGATACTATCTCAACATGTGTCGTGGATAAGGTAAGTATGTAAAATGGTATGTGGAACATAGTGATTTGCTGTAAATGATTTGCTAACTACTTTAGTTCTTTATACAAAGTATAAATCGGATATTTTATTATTTTTTCTTTTATATCTTCTGAGATTAGGTCAAAGTATTTGTCCGCTAAATCAGAAAGGGGTTCTTTTTTCATCACCTAATGGGTGATGAAGCAGAATACTTTAAAGACTATTAAATCAATGTTAGGAAAGACTATTAGTAAAACTATGAATTATTCAGGAAAAAAGGTTCTTTTTTAAAGTTTTCTATTGCTTCCTGGCGTTGATAAATGAGATATAAAGTCGGTGTTTGTACACGTCCTAATGAAAATGTACCTTGTACGCCTTTTTGTTGTAAATTCAAGGTATATAAAGGGCTTGCGTTCATGCCGATCAACCAATCGGCAATTTGGCGTGTTTGCGCTTCTTGATAAAAGGGATAGTAATTCATTCCTGGTTGCAAATTTTGAAAACCGCTTCGGATCACATCTTTTTCTAAGCTATTGATCCATAATCTTTTATACGTTTTATCTTTAGAAAAGGCATTTGCTTTATGGATAATCGACCAGGCGATATTTTCACCTTCTCTGTCGCTATCTGTTGCGACAATAATTGTATTTGCCTTTTTGAGAAGTTCAGCAACAATTTTAAACTGCTTTCCCTTATCTTTTGCAACTTCAAAATCGTATCGATCAGGAAAAATCGGCAAAGATTCAAGTTTCCAGTTCTGCCACTTTTCGTTATAATGACCTGGTTCTGCTAATTCGACTAAATGCCCAAAACCAAAGGTGATAAACGTTTCATCTGTAAATAGTGGGTCTTTGATCTCAAAATAACCGTCTTTTTTGGTGCTTTGTTTTAAAGCACTTGCGTAGGCTAATGCCTGGCTTGGTTTTTCAGCTAAAATAACCGTACTCATTAACTATCCCTCTTTTCATTGTTTTTTTCTTTGATCTACTGTCACGTTGTATCTTGATCGATACCTTCTAAACGTTCGGCGATTAATTCCAGTTTGTTCTTCAACTTCTTTATCGGAACAACCATTCAAAAATAAATCGAAAGCGTGTTGTAAACGTGGATCATTTTCTTTGAATTTAGGTTGTCGCCCTTTGAATTTTCCTTTTTTCTTAGCAATTTCAATTCCTTGGGCTTGGCGTTCTTTAATTCGTTTGCGTTCAGATTCCGCTTGGTACTTATACAATTCAATCACTAAATTATTAATCAGCCGTCTTAAATTTTCATCTTCAATACCATTCATTGAGGGTAAATTTAAGACTTCCAGGGTTGCCCCCTTAATTTGAATTTGATTCATCAATTCTGTTAATTCTTTATTATTTCGTCCTAATCGATCTAATTCAGTAACAACAACTATATCCCCTTCACGAATATAGTTAAGCATAGCTTGTAATTGTGGGCGTTCGACCGATTGACCGCTTAATTTGTCTGAAAAGACCTTAGAAACGCCCTCTAACGCTTTCAGTTGTCTATCTAAGTTCTGTTCTTTGCTACTGACACGTGCATAACCAATTTTAGCCATTTTCAACCAACCTCTAAAATTCTCTCGGTTGCAATAACCAATCAGCTATATCTACTTTTTCAATTTCAAATTGCTTATCAGAAATTGTCTTTTCGTAAGCGATAAAATCTTGCGCATATTGTTGCTCATTAAAAATAGCCACCACTTCGTCATTTTCTAAAACTCGATAAATAAATTTTTTCATTTTACTCCTCCTATTATGCCCAACTTAAATGACCTATTCACCAAGTCAATTATACTGCTAAAACCATATTAGGACAAATAAGTATACCCTGTCGTCCTCTGGAAAATAAACCACCTCAGAGATTTATTCTAACAATTATTTATTTTGGGGTTTCGTACCCAATAATTTAATAGTAGACAAATGTGGGTTTATATTAAAAATCTCAATGTTATTTCATGTTATTTTTTGACTTTTCTGTTATATTATATTATTATGAATTGTGAGAATAATTATAATTCTCTAGAAAAAAGGAGGGTTTAGTATGAAAACTAGAAACAAGAGAAGTAAACAAGGTGTACAAATGCAGGATTCTTTAATGTCTTCAAAACTTTCATCACTAAATGGCGCTGGTAACTTACCATTTTCCACTTCAAGCATCTCTCTTGAAAAAGGGAGCGGTGGCGGTGGTGGCGGCGGCGGTGGCTGTTGCTGTTGCTGCTGTTGCTGTTGTGGTGGCGGTTCTGCCACACAAGAAAAATTTTAAAATTGTATTGATAGGAGAAAGCGTAACTTTCTCCTAATTTTGTATTTAAGATGGGAATAGTTAAATGAAATACCAAGTGAATCCTTATTTAATTTATGAATTAAAAAAAGAACAAACAACTATTATACAAACTAAAGAGTCTTCATTTGCAACCAAAAATAGTTTTTTAATTAATTTTTTGAATTTCTTAGAAGAAAATAGTATTGACTTAATATCTTATACTGATATGAAGAGTATTTTTAATGATGAAAAATCATTACAAGAGTCGATTGATTTTCTAGTTAATAATAAAATTTTCTCTTTTTATAAAGAAAGACATCTTTCAAATAAAAAGGAGATACTAATTTTTTCAAATAATACAGATTTTGTCGATCTAGCAACAATGTTTTGGGAAAACCTAAAAATTAAATCCTTAAATGAACTAGAAGAACAATGTTACGATAATAGAATTATAATTATATGTTTAAATCCTTTTAACCTTTCAGAGCTGAAAAAACTTGCAAAGAAGTGTAAAGAACATCCAAGCAATATCTATAAATTTATTTTTCCTTATAATCATAGTATCTATATCAGTAATTACTACTCTGAGGAGTGGGGAAATCCTTGCCCTTTATGTTTTTTTTATAGTATAGAGGCACAACTGAGAGGCAGTCAGACGGGAGTAGATAACCTTAACTTTCAAGTGATGGTAGATCTTTTTTATAGAGAAAGCGGAAACTTTGAGTATGATGGGTTGCTAGATAAAGAAGATTGGATATCTGTTATAAATGAGTTAAATAAAGAGTTTAAATTGCCAGAAACAATGAGTAATAAAATAGATGATGTTTTAAAAATTGACTTATCTAGTTATTCATTAAGTTATGATACTTGCTATCATTGGGAAATGTGTGATTGTTATGAATAAACACTACTGGAACGAGTTTTCCTCCCAATATATAGATAAAGATACAGAAAAGAAAATACTGAAAATTTATCAGTATTCACTACCTAAGACAAAAATAAATACTTCTTCTAATATTGAAATTAACCAACTTAGAACACCTGATATCGCTATTGATAAAGTTGATGTTAAGTTAGTCCAGTCTGTTCAAATAAAGCGTATATTTTTCCAGATAAAAAAATATGTGAATACTAATGACTATATATTATGCTTCCCTGTTATAGCAGTATCTGAAGCCATAGATTCATTAAACCCAGGTATATATATGTTTGATATAAGTAAAGATTCAATTGTTAAAATCAGTAACGAAGTAATATTTACTGAAGAGACTCAAAAAATACATGTTTTTTGGCTGTTGGATTTGGAAAATGCTTTGATTGTTTACGGTAGAACAGCTTTTTACCAAGGAATCAAACACACGATGAATGTTAGGGAGAAGGTTTACGTTGGAACAAAAAAAGAACCACTTCCTCTATTTAATAATCAACAAAAAATATTAAAAACCATAGGAATAAATCCAAGACTAGCACTGTTGATTGAGTGTGATAGCATTATGGAGAAATAGAGCTATGTTTGAAAAAATGCATTATAATTATGGAATTTCTTCTAGCGTCCAAAAAAATTATTGGACTTTGTTTTATATTAACGGAAATAAGATAAAGCGTGGAGACTATTATAATCCAAGTGATGGTACTTCTGTTTGTACGGAAAAAGAACTAGCTATGAAGAAAAGCTATAGTGAGTATCAGGAAAGATTCTTACTAGGAGTGGGGGGATATGATAGCAGAGGCTTCTTTGTTACTTACGGTGAAACTAAAAAGTATGGGTTTATTGATACAACAGGAACAGCCACTGGATTTAAATCAAGTCTAGTAATAAATAAAGCATTAAGTGAACTTATTGAAAAAAACGAACTTTTATATTTCTGGTACACAGATATTGGAGATAGATATA
Protein-coding regions in this window:
- a CDS encoding recombinase, yielding MAYIPYGYKIQDGVVTVDEKAAGQVKVFFEKYISGLSLTVAGEQAGIEKTHSVMGRILKNVNYLGNDTYPAIIDKEIFDKAEEVRDKRAKDLGRVVELAAFTSPPPKERFKMKKADNKMPVDPFERAEYLYSLIESEE
- a CDS encoding DNA recombinase, producing the protein MMNKLAFSHKLILEPLFKSVSQIDEESDRERMDAIDKLMEQLLEERNTLIALMSKGFLEPALFNQERNVLDSEIKNLTTEKTNLVTNSASGVLRANEIKDLINYVSADNFNGDYTEELFEEFVVNIIVNSRDELTFNLKCGLSLKEKVVR
- a CDS encoding recombinase family protein, encoding MAKIGYARVSSKEQNLDRQLKALEGVSKVFSDKLSGQSVERPQLQAMLNYIREGDIVVVTELDRLGRNNKELTELMNQIQIKGATLEVLNLPSMNGIEDENLRRLINNLVIELYKYQAESERKRIKERQAQGIEIAKKKGKFKGRQPKFKENDPRLQHAFDLFLNGCSDKEVEEQTGINRRTFRRYRSRYNVTVDQRKKQ
- a CDS encoding McbB family protein, whose translation is MKYQVNPYLIYELKKEQTTIIQTKESSFATKNSFLINFLNFLEENSIDLISYTDMKSIFNDEKSLQESIDFLVNNKIFSFYKERHLSNKKEILIFSNNTDFVDLATMFWENLKIKSLNELEEQCYDNRIIIICLNPFNLSELKKLAKKCKEHPSNIYKFIFPYNHSIYISNYYSEEWGNPCPLCFFYSIEAQLRGSQTGVDNLNFQVMVDLFYRESGNFEYDGLLDKEDWISVINELNKEFKLPETMSNKIDDVLKIDLSSYSLSYDTCYHWEMCDCYE